The DNA sequence ccaccccccccctccccctgctCCGCATTCCATGTACTTACAGCCATTCGTTGACGAGCGCTAGCTCATTTGGGATTCCGTACGCGTCACGAACGCTCCATAGGGTGTTGGTGTGTCGGCTATCAAAGGCTTTCTCCACGTCTGTAAAATCCATGTACAGCTGCCGTTGCCGCTCTGTGCATTGCTCATTAATGTCCTTCAGTACattcgctgtttttttttttctgaatcctGCTTGATGTTGTCAAGGGTGTCTGATGATGATTTTACCTTCTGTTTTACTTGGTACGGACAATAGTGTACAGACTCTTGTTTTGTAACCTCCGAATTAATTATTGTGTTCAGTTTTCTAATATTTTCTGTACTTCTCCTCTCTGGATGACCTTGTCCTTGATATGCGGtcttgaagagggtcttctgcccagatttagtcataactgttttaatttctttatttcctcagtagaacttttatctgtggatgtgtctttgtgagtgatgtcgcaatttctgccaagtgtctgtaatcaatgatgtgtttaaagtcttatctcatgtccggtgaactccaggtgggctgtttggaggggggcgttgtggtaccgccccttcgagatagtataagaatgttgtgagtccgctgtaacttcgcacttgcgagaggctgccaccgttgctgggagctcgcttgtgcccggaatattctgtagaaataaaaccttctaaggaactgttcaccgatctccagccggtattcagataaccaacgttctcactacccgaaagaaaacgaacacgcggggaaaagattattttcttcaacagtcTTCTCCTGTGTAGTTGTCCTAGCCATgtcaatggggtatatgccacggaggaggcgggacttccgacttcctggttttaaCGCATCAGCTTTGTTcgcgtttcctgtttgcgacgtgtgggcggCGGCCcggttcttgcgcttccgcctttgtgcccctcggttgcgcgttcccgtcgacggatGCGGGTGGTGCAGTGTGTCTGTCTccgtgcgagtgttggaacgcgccAATCAGTGGCGGGAAACGACGGCACACcggaagtctgtggcatctaccccattgccTGTCTAGAttgtgtctatttttttttttttaattttctggaGATTGTATCTATGGATtctgccgccattttgtggcatctaagACATTGCAAAATTAGCACCAAAAAAATCGAAAAATGGGGAGTATCAGtgaataatgaaattaaaccCTAAATAGGATGGGGATTACTTCATTAGACTACTTTGTCTGGAATATCATCTTTAATACCTCTTTTTGTTCATGGCTTTACCACCTTCCTAATTGCGCCCTTTACAACATGACATCCTATATACTCCCATCTGCTTTCTCATATtcctttaccccccccccccccccccttcccccatcTGATTAATACCATTGTGCCGGGGCCCAGGGCCGCCTGAGCTGCTGCAATTTTTTCCCCAGCAGCACACGTCACCGCCGCCAGAGCGCAGACCTCCCAAAATAGCACAGACGGCAATTGGCGGGAAAAGGGGGGCCCCCGAGTGCGacgagtgttacaaaaagaccGACGGTGTGCAGACATGATGCGGACGAGGCAGGAAGACTGATGCACTTGTTCAGCGTCCGTTATAAGCACGTtttatcacctttttttttttttcacagctgGGGCTCGCTACGCAGCTTTTTATGTGAAGATGTGATGTCAGCGAGCTGCTTGGAATGGTAATGATCTCACAAAGCCACTGAACTCATAAAAATGCCAccagtgtagttttttttactaCGTGGTTAACATAGATAACGTCCCAAATCGTTTCACTTTTCTTCCACAcgatttttgtctttgttatagACTATAAAACCATGTTACAATATATGTATACTGCaatataaatctttttttgtttgttttttttacaattcccATTGCTAGTTAGGTTCCATAAACGCCACAAGTGAAATGCaggcatgttaaaaaaaaaaaaaaagagaataattTCTAAAGTATTtgaacacacaaatacagtaatacaaatgtattttttattaggaGAGAACAAAACCAATGGATGACAaaaatactttatatatattatatcgaTTCCTCACAGTAGGCTACTGTAAACAATCCATTTTTCCCCTCCAAACTAACAAACTCATGCTTTCACAATATATGTCAACaatcatgcccaaagatgtacattataaaaattGAACTACTGCCGTCGCTTTCTGTAGCGTTTTAAAGCAGGATTACAGAGGATGACattaaataattttcaataaCACTTAGGTTGTTTTGACGACTTGAGAAGAGTCTCGCTGCTGACCACGGGCGAGTGGAGCTTTACCGGAAACACGTGACCTCCAAttctgtctattttttttattttttttttactaagcctAAACCTAACTATAACACTAAACATAACCATAATCTTAACTCAAACTAACGTTAATgtagtattatttgtatttttgagtaTATTTCGCTGTTTTAACTAAAACAGCTGTTGGCGCTTCCGTCACCACTGGAGCACGTGACCCCCATTTGAACACCAAAGTTGTAGCGCAGCGCCACCGAATGGCGAATGTAAGGTAGCGTAATTGCACTGTGTTCTACACTTCACGTTGGTTTGTCTGAACAATTTAAtaaggtggatggatggaatctGATTTATGTTGTGATGGAAATATTAAATAAGAAAAGTTGAGGTGGGTGCTGAAGAAGTACTTTACTCTATAGATGACATTTTGAGCCCCCACTTCTGTCACCGAAGACCTTTACGGCCATACAAAAAGCGTAAATACGAAAATAACTTGGCCATAAGTCTCTTTGCTTGtctgcatttattttgtacagTTCTCAATCAATGCCTCCTTCAAATAAAAGTGCAGTCCACTATTTGACGAAATACAGTCGAATCCACCGGTTGTGTCGCATTGTTGCCCCCAGGCCAAATGTCACGCAGGCCATAATCAAAAGCAGCTAACAAAAGGCAACATTCagaatttgttttcattccttCGCAGTACCGACTCTTGAttcccagaattttttttcttcataaaagcCGTTAAAGTCGACGTAATTGTTGCGTGAGATCATCAGAAACAGATAAACACGTTTTAAGAGGCTCGGCCAAGCCTGTTATCTGCGCGTGagcgttgaaaaaaaaaaaaaaaagctttttggaaACAGCCATTAAAATTATTTGcgggttgtttttgtttacggCTGTCACGCCTTGTCCATTGAGCCAGCGTAGTCGCACGTGTTTGTTCTCGTGGGTGCAACTGGAAATTATAAACATGAGGCAATTATGcgtataaacttttttttttttttttacttgacctCCAAACAAGTCCAATTTGCTTGAGCTGCACTGACAGGGAGAGCAATTCTAAAGATAACCACAAGAGGGcgaaaatttcccccaaaacgcCAATTGCTTGACATTGTAATGTCCCTCCTCGTTTGCGTACTGCTATttaagtcaaccccccccccccatgaatgtttttaatttaacttggTAAGTTGAGAAAAATGAaccaaattagatttttcaacaaaattaaGACAACTTGTTGAGTCACCTTTTATTGTACTATTATTCAAGGCACGTACATTTTGTGACATGAATAAATCAGCAATGATAAAcgcaaaaatattagaatgaaacatttaacactcatttaaaaataatcaaattgacCAACAAGTGCAGATAAAtatgaatgtgtgaatgtgcCGTGTTGCAGCTTTGTTTTTTCCAGTCTTATTGCAGTTCTTTCCGGCCTTGACTTGACAATTGGCTGGCTTGGCGCGCCACCTACAGGCCATAAGTGGTTACTTCGTAATTTCATAATGACCACGTGATTAAACTGGTGGACCCTCGGAACCTCAACAAATCTAGTCTAACCCCTttgatttaaatgaaaattttattttaaaaaacgctAATTATAGCGTACACACACAAACcctgtgtagactttttatattcactTATGGGGAGAAAATTACTcctcccttaactcattcactgccattgacggctatagacgtccaaaaatcatttgaactatttctattagtttaacatttttgtttccacttttgttaacaagaaaaaaaatattgtatatttagaacagatgtaaaatttgtgattatatcgtgagttaactattgaattaattacaattaaaaaatgtacgcctgaagcccctaattttcgataatctttttttttttaaagattttttttttttatgtctaggttttcatacccttgttaacaaaagtggaaaaaatgtcaaattaatttttgacgtttataggcgtcaatggcagtgaatgagttaagctttgAGCCAATTCCGAGCTCTAGTTAAGTTTCAACTTAAACAGTCACCAATATGCATGTTGTCATTCCAAGCCCACCCGCGGGCTGTCGGCGTTGTCCGGCTTGGCCTGCAAGAGGCCGGTGAAAAGCTCGTAGGTGACAAACACCACCAGGTTGACGGGGAAGGCTCGCAGGCAGTTGATGCCGAGGCTGCGGAAGAAAACAGCCACCCCCTCGGTGCGCGTGGTTTCGGCGATGCAGTGGACCAGCCCCCTGTAGCGCCGCGTCACCCGAGCGCCGTCCATCTGCAGGCGGGCCTTAATCACGTCCATTGGCGTGCTAATGGACCACGCCACCGTTCCCGCGAAGCCCCCGGCCAACATCACTGCGCTCCAGCCTGCGATAGGAGACGAATGTGATTGTGTAAATAAACCCCGAGGAACCCATAACATGGATTACTCGTCCTTCACCTGGCTTCTCCGCCCCGCTGCCCGTCAGCCATTCGCAAATGGTGTTGTAGGTCAGAAAGTACATGGCGAACCCGGGGCCGTCCCTGAGCGCCAGCGGCAGGGCTCCCCGGTACAGCCCTCGCAGGCTCTCCTCCTTGAAGATGCTCAGCAGGCAGTGGACCGGCCCGCGGTACTTGGGCTTGGTCCCGCGCCGCGCCGACTCCGTCTGACACTGGAGGCGCACTTTGATCATGTCGCCGGGCGCCACAAACAACACCTTGGAAAGGAGCAGGGTGGGACGGTCAAAAACGTTGACGGCGCCGTGTTGTCGAGTCGTACCGCTCTCACCTGCGTTACCCCACCCACCAGTCCCGAGAGGAAGATCTCGGGCTTGGTGCCGGGACTGCGGGCGGCGCCTCGCGCCTGCTTCAGACACTGCAGACAGTTTTTGTAGGTTCCGAACGCCACCGAGGACGTGACGGAGATGGTTGCCATTGGCAACGACATGCCTTTGAAGAAGCCGTGCgcctgatgacatcacagaaaatattattattattattattattatgtgtttcAAGAGCTAAAATTCCAAATTGAGAGAAATCTTATCTATTTTAAGTAGTGATATCAAAAtttgtgcgttcattttgagttaatttaaagttcctttaacgccactatttttttcGCAACGCAGCTGacatgtccatgtcaaaatttagccataataagtttaataataatgtatatatttgtggagactggggtcaagttgttttttacaattttaaaaagttacttcatgttaaagattagatagctcttaatatgaaaagaaaaatgcactgagctgtcaccaacgtcttacaaatgcagttatgccatctagtggcagaaaaaattaccttaacacaaatcaatatcgcactcgtctttttaatgttgactccattttatgaattattatgaaattactgtaccaatgactaaaagatgcagccgtatttctattagttttacattttttccccagttttatgttaacgagtataaaaacttggaaacattttttttggggtacatttacaacagaaataaaatttgcgattaatcatgagttaactattgaagtcatgcgattaattacgattaaaaaaattcatcgctagacacccctaattttaagtatttattttctctagtagaaaaaaattcccatgaaCTCTCAGcttgtgtacctaatgaagtggccatgTGCGCATATTCTCACCCCTTCTCTGGAAAACGTGGTGGCAACACACTGCCATATTCCCGTAAACTGTCTTTGGGTTTGGATCCGAACCTGCACAACGGAAGCAGATGAGTGTTGAGCTTTCCATTTGGTTTCCAATcctatttgcaattttttttccaaaaaaatctAACGTGTTCACCTTGACCGTGTCCAGGGGGTATCCCACCGCCATGCCACAGGCCCCTGTGCAAAGAAACGAGAGCATCAacgacacacacactcacaattgCATTGCGAGTTGAGAACTTCCAACCTGCCGCAACTTGTTCTTTCACTTTTGGCTCCAAGCAAATTGACtcgttacatttttttttttgtcctggttATCGCCACGTCTtaccacttttctattttatatTTGCAGTTTCTTTCAACAGCACATTATTGTTGCGAAGTTGCAACTTTATTCTCGTACTGTTGCAAGTAACTTTATTGAATCTGAAATTGTTTTCTCATAACATCACTTGTTTAATCTCAAGTTGttactttttgactttttttttcttcactatttttttttttggaatattaattctttattttcctaATAGTCGTATGTCTTTCTTAGAGCTTTACGTATTTTCCCCCCCGTAACTTTAACTTAATTCTCACAACGTTGCAAAGTTATTCTCATTAATTCACTTTTTATCCTTATgacattatgacttttttttttgtcttgcaactgattttttttttcctggtacaGAATGTTACAACTTTCTTGTAACctcactttattcttgtaaaattgcaagtttttttcatATCACTCTGATGATTGTTTTCTCGTAACATCACTTGTCTAcacttttaaaagtgttttttttcttccttccaaCACTGCAACTACTTGTTGAAACATTGCAATTTTATTCTCGGCACTTAGCGATTTTATCTCGTAACATCACTcctttattcttgtaacatgGCGACTTTTGCCGTGTAActgctatttttctttctgGTAACTACTTTGTTACTTCTCGTGACGGTTACAACTTTGTCGTaacctcaatttttttctcataacgTGGCAACTTTATTCTCTCAACTTCACTTGTTTCGTTACATAACGTTATACCTTTATTCTTAGAAGTTTGtgatcccccctcccccctccccctcaaTCACTTCTGCATTCTTATAacatcaaaactttttttcgtGTAATTACAATTAGGGACATACTTACCATTAGGCGAGATTTCCAGAGCGGGCCCAAACGTCCTATAAAAACTGATTTAATAAAAGGTTGCTTCgatttaaagcaatgatagtctTACATCTTGCgcttaaaaacattaaaatacttAATCAGACCTAATCTATCATAATCCACATTAATGTGAACTACTACCACTTCCAACCTCATCCAATCAACTGACTAATCGTTGTTCTTCTTACTATTATAAAGATAAGGGAGAGGAAAATGCACGTTTCAATTACAGTAGAAGTACTGTAATGATTCACTCAAGAAGGATTTTAAGGACTTACTcaccatttttcaaaattgaacTAAGCAATGCGCAgtacttggagaaaaaaaagcatttaatttGAGCAGGGGCACctatagaaagagagagagaaacactACCGGCACATTACTGACTAAATTACTACGGAAGCCGCGTAGTTCAATTTATAAACCAGTATGACAGGTTCGTTCAGTCTGAAAAAACGAATGTAAATATTTTAGTTACGTGACAAAAATCACTCTCTACAAGTTGTTTATGATCTAAATGTTAGTTAATACGTACGTTAACTGTACAATGTCGATGGTAGTTAAAACACATAACATCGAATTTAGAAGCCGCCATGTTGTCGTCCGCTGTTACCTGCCAACGAGCCGGACACGAAATCAGCGATGTGCATCCTTGTCAGCATGCAAACAGAACGCGGCGTGTATTTGTTTTTGGGCACGAAGCCATTCTTCTTTCCGCTGCTGCTGCCTCACCCTGCATCTGCTTAACCTTGCATGCGTGACTGACTGTTGCGTCACTTCGAGTGGTGGAGTCACGTGTCGGAAGAGCCAAACGTCACAGCCATTTCCGGGTTTAGCCGAACtgcaaataagtaaattaaattaaattaaaaagggaTGTATtggttaaaacaaatatatttagttACATGGTATTTATTTTCGAGATATTTCACATAAATAGGCTGTGGTTCTGATTATGCTTAACGTCACATTCCGAAGCCAAAACCGTTAAGGTTACGTACCACGTGACGTAAGTAAAAGTCTCGCTCCCCCTTCTTATGGTACTTCCGGTTGTCGTTTCACTGTGGAGTATTATACTCATCGCATCTGTTTCGTGTAATTTTGTGAAACAAATATCAAAGTTGATTCTTCTGTGACGTAATTCAGAGCCAGGAGCCACTTTCCCCGTGTTAGCCAGTAGCAGGCGAGAAGCGTCCACGCAGGTGCCCGCTTCGTTCCAGACCTTTGATTGGTCAGAAACCACCCTGACGTAGTTCAAACCTTTGGAGCTCCATCTCACCACTTTCCAATCATATGACATTATTATTGATGCAAGCAGGTGTCGGCTCCGTCCTCGGCTTCTGATTGGTCGGATAGCTACCAAGCCCCTCCCTCTCGCGAGTTTACTTCCTTTGACGCTCCCTGCTCCAAGGCAACCTCTGTGAAGCACGGGACACCGAGAAGCTGTCAAGCGCGCTTCCGGGAGGACGAATAGGTCACACGGCAGTTTtattagcataaaataaacactaaaTTATAAATTCGCAGCCTGAC is a window from the Vanacampus margaritifer isolate UIUO_Vmar chromosome 19, RoL_Vmar_1.0, whole genome shotgun sequence genome containing:
- the slc25a47a gene encoding solute carrier family 25 member 47-A isoform X2; the encoded protein is MLSFLCTGACGMAVGYPLDTVKVRIQTQRQFTGIWQCVATTFSREGAHGFFKGMSLPMATISVTSSVAFGTYKNCLQCLKQARGAARSPGTKPEIFLSGLVGGVTQVLFVAPGDMIKVRLQCQTESARRGTKPKYRGPVHCLLSIFKEESLRGLYRGALPLALRDGPGFAMYFLTYNTICEWLTGSGAEKPGWSAVMLAGGFAGTVAWSISTPMDVIKARLQMDGARVTRRYRGLVHCIAETTRTEGVAVFFRSLGINCLRAFPVNLVVFVTYELFTGLLQAKPDNADSPRVGLE
- the slc25a47a gene encoding solute carrier family 25 member 47-A isoform X1; translation: MLTRMHIADFVSGSLAGACGMAVGYPLDTVKVRIQTQRQFTGIWQCVATTFSREGAHGFFKGMSLPMATISVTSSVAFGTYKNCLQCLKQARGAARSPGTKPEIFLSGLVGGVTQVLFVAPGDMIKVRLQCQTESARRGTKPKYRGPVHCLLSIFKEESLRGLYRGALPLALRDGPGFAMYFLTYNTICEWLTGSGAEKPGWSAVMLAGGFAGTVAWSISTPMDVIKARLQMDGARVTRRYRGLVHCIAETTRTEGVAVFFRSLGINCLRAFPVNLVVFVTYELFTGLLQAKPDNADSPRVGLE
- the slc25a47a gene encoding solute carrier family 25 member 47-A isoform X3; protein product: MAVGYPLDTVKVRIQTQRQFTGIWQCVATTFSREGAHGFFKGMSLPMATISVTSSVAFGTYKNCLQCLKQARGAARSPGTKPEIFLSGLVGGVTQVLFVAPGDMIKVRLQCQTESARRGTKPKYRGPVHCLLSIFKEESLRGLYRGALPLALRDGPGFAMYFLTYNTICEWLTGSGAEKPGWSAVMLAGGFAGTVAWSISTPMDVIKARLQMDGARVTRRYRGLVHCIAETTRTEGVAVFFRSLGINCLRAFPVNLVVFVTYELFTGLLQAKPDNADSPRVGLE